A window of the Cynocephalus volans isolate mCynVol1 chromosome 10, mCynVol1.pri, whole genome shotgun sequence genome harbors these coding sequences:
- the HAS3 gene encoding hyaluronan synthase 3 isoform X1 — MPVQLTTALRVVGTSLFALAVLGGILAAYVTGYQFIHTEKHYLSFGLYGAILGLHLLIQSLFAFLEHRRMRQDGQSLKLASPRQRSVALCIAAYQEDPDYLRKCLRSAQRIAFPDLKVVMVVDGNRQEDAYMLDIFHEVLGSTEQAGFFVWRSNFHEAGEGETEASLQEGMDRVRNLVRASTFSCIMQKWGGKREVMYTAFKALGDSVDYIQVCDSDTVLDPACTIEMLRVLEEDPQVGGVGGDVQILNKYDSWISFLSSVRYWMAFNVERACQSYFGCVQCISGPLGMYRNSLLQQFLEDWYHQKFLGSKCSFGDDRHLTNRVLSLGYRTKYTARSKCLTETPTKYLRWLNQQTRWSKSYFREWLYNSLWFHKHHLWMTYESVVTGFFPFFLIATVIQLFYRGRIWNILLFLLTVQLVGIIKATYACFLRGNAEMIFMSLYSLLYMSSLLPAKIFAIATINKSGWGTSGRKTIVVNFIGLIPVSIWVAVLLGGLAYTAYCQDLFSETELAFLVSGAILYGCYWVALLMLYLAIIARRCGKKPEQYSLAFAEV, encoded by the exons ATGCCGGTGCAGCTGACGACAGCACTGCGTGTGGTGGGCACCAGCCTGTTTGCCCTGGCAGTGCTGGGTGGCATCCTGGCAGCCTACGTGACAGGCTACCAGTTCATCCACACAGAGAAGCACTACCTGTCCTTTGGCCTGTACGGCGCCATCCTGGGCCTGCACCTGCTCATCCAGAGCCTGTTTGCCTTCCTGGAGCACCGGCGCATGCGGCAGGATGGCCAGTCACTGAAGCTGGCCTCCCCACGACAGCGCTCAGTGGCACTCTGCATCGCTGCCTACCAGGAAGACCCCGACTACTTGCGCAAGTGCCTGCGCTCGGCCCAGCGCATTGCCTTCCCCGACCTCAAGGTGGTCATGGTGGTAGATGGCAATCGCCAGGAGGACGCCTACATGCTGGACATCTTTCATGAGGTGCTGGGCAGCACTGAGCAAGCTGGCTTCTTTGTGTGGCGCAGCAACTTCCATGAGGCGGGTGAAGGCGAGACAGAAGCCAGCCTGCAGGAGGGCATGGACCGAGTGCGGAACTTGGTGCGGGCCAGCACCTTCTCCTGCATCATGCAGAAGTGGGGAGGCAAGCGTGAAGTCATGTACACGGCCTTCAAGGCCCTTGGTGATTCAGTGGACTACATCCAG GTGTGTGACTCTGACACTGTACTGGACCCAGCCTGCACCATCGAGATGCTTCGAGTCCTGGAGGAGGATCCCCAAGTAGGGGGAGTCGGGGGAGATGTTCAA ATCCTCAACAAGTATGATTCGTGGATCTCCTTCCTGAGCAGTGTGAGGTACTGGATGGCTTTCAATGTGGAGCGGGCCTGCCAGTCCTACTTTGGCTGTGTGCAGTGTATTAGCGGGCCCTTGGGCATGTACCGTAACAGCCTCCTCCAGCAATTCCTGGAGGACTGGTACCATCAGAAGTTCCTAGGCAGCAAGTGCAGCTTTGGGGATGACCGGCACCTCACCAACCGAGTCCTGAGCCTTGGCTACCGGACTAAGTATACAGCACGCTCCAAGTGCCTCACAGAGACCCCCACAAAGTACCTCCGGTGGCTCAACCAGCAGACCCGCTGGAGCAAGTCTTACTTCCGAGAGTGGCTCTACAACTCTCTGTGGTTCCATAAGCACCACCTCTGGATGACCTACGAATCCGTGGTCACAggtttctttcccttcttcctcatcGCCACAGTCATACAGCTTTTCTATCGTGGCCGCATCTGGAACATTCTCCTCTTCCTGCTGACAGTGCAGCTGGTGGGCATTATCAAGGCTACCTATGCCTGTTTTCTTCGGGGCAATGCAGAAATGATCTTCATGTCCCTCTACTCCCTTCTCTATATGTCCAGCCTCCTGCCAGCCAAGATCTTTGCCATTGCTACCATCAACAAGTCTGGCTGGGGCACCTCTGGCCGAAAAACCATTGTGGTGAACTTCATTGGTCTTATCCCTGTGTCCATCTGGGTGGCAGTTCTTCTTGGGGGGCTGGCCTATACAGCTTATTGCCAGGACCTGTTCAGTGAGACGGAGCTAGCCTTCCTTGTTTCTGGGGCCATCCTATATGGCTGCTACTGGGTGGCCCTCCTCATGCTGTATCTGGCCATCATCGCCAGGCGATGTGGAAAGAAGCCAGAGCAGTACAGCTTGGCTTTTGCTGAAGTGTGA